TCATGCCGGCGCCGCGACCCGTGCAGACGAGAAAGAAGATGTTGAGCACCGCCGCGCCAGCCGAGCGCGCAAAGGCCACCATATCCTCGAGTTCGCCACCGTTGTCGTCGGTGACTGAGAAATGCAGCTGGAACATGAAGCCGGCGCGACGGCAGGCATCAATGCCGGCGAGGGTCTTCTCCCAAGCACCCGACGCGCCACGGAAGGTGTCATGCCGTGCCGGGTCCAGGGAATCAAGACTGATGCCGACGGCACTGACCCCGGCCTCCTGCAAGGCTACAACGCCTGCATCGTCGAGCAGGCAGCCATTAGTGCCGACCACTACCATCAGCCCGAGGCCGCTGGCATGTCGAGCGAGCTCGTGGATATCCGGGCGTAACAGCGGTTCCCCGCCGGTGAGCACCACCATGGTCTCGTCGCTTAGGGCGGCGATGTCGTCAAGGATCCCCTTGACCTCAGCAGTGGCAAGCTCTTCCGGCCCACCATCGCGGCGCGTACCGGCATCGAGATAGCAGTGCTCACAACGCAGATTGCAGCGCCGCGTTAGATTGAAGGCGACCAGGAATGGCGGTGCCGGGTCAGCCATCCTCGTCCATTCCCAACCGATGCCCGCCGGCACCCATGGTGCTCTCCATGACGCATCGTGATTCGGCGAGGCCGTCCTCAACAGCTTCCAGTGTTACCTCGCCGAGGCCAGCATCACGGGCATTGACTTCGATGCGCCGCTTGACCGAGCCGCGCACCATCTCCGGCACTCTGGCGAGACGCGCCAATGCCGTCGCGGTCCAGGTCATGGACAGCACGCCATCGTCTTCCAGAAATGGCCGCACGTGCTCTTCCGACACCACAACGGCATCATCGCGCCGGGCGCGCTTCTCAGCGCGCAGGCGCACGGTAGCCGCAAGAGAGGTATCGGCTACGCCATCGAGCAGCCGCATCGCCTCGGCCGACCATTCCAACGTCTCGTCAGCAGCCATGCCGCCGCCACGCTCGGGGCAGAAGCGCTGCGTCGCCTCCTCCATCAGTCCCGAGGTAATCATCGTGTGCCCACTCTCCTGGGCAAAGCGAATGATCGCCATGCGCACCATCTGTCTCGGGCCCTCTGGCACGCGCTCGAGACTGCGCTCAGCCTCTGGTGTCCAGGCGATGGTCTCGCGCGCCACCGCATCGGCCGGCGGCGTGTAGGTAGATTGACCCAGCCAGATGTGGCACGGCGCCAGGCGCAACAGGTTCTCGGCATTGCCGCCGATGTCGAGATCGGCATCGGCATGGATGCCGGTTTTGCCGATCAGCAACAGACTGGCGCCAACGACATCGAGATATTTGCTGATCGCCTGGTAGGGCTTGCCGTCAAGGAGCTTGCAGGTCAGGTGAGCGTCCTCATCCTTGGCGATGCCTGCCGCGATGTCGAGATGCGACTGGTAGATCTTGGCGATGCCGTCATCGATGATTTCCTCGTGCAGCGCTTCCTGTTCCTTAAAACGGAAGGTCTTGCCTGCCTCCTCGGAGAGCACCCCGGAAATCTTGTTGAAGGCGACATAGTGGAAATAGGGATCGTAGGCGGCGACCGCATGCACCGGTGCAGCAAGCTCGCGGCCCATGCGCAAGGCGGTCTTGAGGGCGGCGAAGGCGCGCGGCGAGCCGTCGAGCGCGACCACCAGGGGACCGTCGCCGAT
This region of Alphaproteobacteria bacterium genomic DNA includes:
- a CDS encoding universal stress protein, with translation MSQTAQTETAIPIAREPALGGRILVALDASERADRALAEALRIVGFAGGEVTGIHAYAAKLHDRRFRQMEGGLPDRYRQEDEMERQRVVHDDLITRGLDVISDSYHDSAAETCATAEVPYRRLSPEGKNYRRIVEAANSGDFDLMALGALGLGAVPGAVIGTVCERVVRRCDIDALVIRDAGHAIGDGPLVVALDGSPRAFAALKTALRMGRELAAPVHAVAAYDPYFHYVAFNKISGVLSEEAGKTFRFKEQEALHEEIIDDGIAKIYQSHLDIAAGIAKDEDAHLTCKLLDGKPYQAISKYLDVVGASLLLIGKTGIHADADLDIGGNAENLLRLAPCHIWLGQSTYTPPADAVARETIAWTPEAERSLERVPEGPRQMVRMAIIRFAQESGHTMITSGLMEEATQRFCPERGGGMAADETLEWSAEAMRLLDGVADTSLAATVRLRAEKRARRDDAVVVSEEHVRPFLEDDGVLSMTWTATALARLARVPEMVRGSVKRRIEVNARDAGLGEVTLEAVEDGLAESRCVMESTMGAGGHRLGMDEDG